The Astatotilapia calliptera chromosome 2, fAstCal1.2, whole genome shotgun sequence genome includes a window with the following:
- the efemp2a gene encoding EGF-containing fibulin-like extracellular matrix protein 2a → MQGICVPILCVCICVTVLLRSAISQPRSESDTYTECTDGYHWDPQTEHCKDINECETIPDACKGEMKCFNHYGGYLCLPRSASLIPAPEPPITPAEPLNPCPLGYEPQGNSCVDIDECERHEHDCQPSQECINSVGAFTCQCPDGYRKVGTECVDIDECRYRYCQHRCVNVPGSFSCQCEPGFQLAGNNRSCIDVNECEMGAPCSQRCYNTYGTFLCRCDQGYELGPDGFECKDIDECSYSSYLCQYQCVNEPGKFSCVCPEGYRLLGTRMCQDINECETGEHECTETQNCVNIHGRYQCVDKNSCQEPYIQVSDNRCVCPVNNPACRELPFSIVHRYMSITSERSVPSDIFQIQATSVSARAYNTFRIRSGDENGDFYIRQINNISAMLVLARAVSGPREYTLDLEMVSINPLVNYQNNYQTSSALRLSIYVGPYTF, encoded by the exons ATGCAGGGTATTTGTGTGCCaatcttgtgtgtgtgcatatgtgtgactGTGCTCCTCCGCAGTGCGATTTCACAGCCACGTTCAGAAAGTGACACCTACACG gaatgcacagatggGTATCATTGGGACCCTCAGACTGAGCACTGCAAAG ACATAAACGAGTGTGAGACCATTCCTGATGCCTGCAAGGGGGAAATGAAGTGCTTCAATCACTATGGAGGCTACCTGTGCCTTCCCCGCTCTGCGTCACTCATCCCTGCTCCAGAGCCTCCTATTACACCCGCTGAGCCCTTAAACCCATGCCCTCTAGGCTACGAGCCTCAGGGAAACagctgtgtgg acatcgATGAGTGCGAGAGACACGAGCACGACTGCCAACCCAGCCAGGAGTGCATCAACTCGGTGGGCGCCTTCACCTGCCAGTGTCCGGATGGATACCGGAAAGTCGGCACAGAGTGCGTTG ATATCGATGAGTGCAGGTACAGGTACTGCCAGCATCGCTGTGTCAACGTGCCCGGCTCCTTCTCTTGTCAGTGTGAACCAGGTTTCCAGCTGGCAGGAAACAATCGATCTTGCATTG atgtgaatgaatgtgagatGGGTGCCCCCTGCTCGCAGAGATGCTACAACACATACGGCACTTTCCTCTGTCGCTGTGATCAGGGCTATGAGCTCGGGCCCGATGGCTTTGAATGTAAAG ACATCGATGAGTGCAGCTACTCCAGTTACCTGTGCCAGTACCAGTGTGTCAACGAACCAGGGAAGTTCTCGTGCGTGTGCCCAGAGGGATACCGACTGCTGGGCACCAGAATGTGTCAGG ATATAAACGAATGTGAAACGGGAGAACACGAGTGCACGGAGACGCAGAACTGCGTGAACATCCACGGACGATACCAGTGTGTGGACAAGAACAGCTGCCAGGAACCTTACATCCAAGTGTCTGACAA CCGCTGCGTGTGCCCCGTCAACAACCCCGCCTGTCGAGAGCTGCCTTTCTCCATCGTGCACCGCTACATGAGCATCACCTCCGAGCGCTCCGTCCCCTCGGACATCTTCCAGATCCAGGCTACCAGCGTCTCTGCGAGGGCTTACAACACCTTCCGCATCCGCTCCGGTGATGAAAACGGAGACTTTTACATCAGG CAAATCAATAACATCAGTGCCATGCTGGTGCTGGCCCGTGCCGTGTCAGGGCCCAGAGAGTACACGTTGGACCTGGAGATGGTGTCCATTAACCCCCTGGTCAACTACCAGAACAACTATCAGACAAGCTCCGCCCTCAGACTCTCCATCTACGTCGGGCCGTACACCTTTTAA